A window of Corallococcus macrosporus DSM 14697 contains these coding sequences:
- a CDS encoding toxin-antitoxin system YwqK family antitoxin, producing MQLSKRVLTGAALALAAGLTLGCNRASGPCPDGARLQGRAPPDGVLQWCALPDGQKHGRWAQWHATGKLKTEGHYVHGKMDGRWVSYFEDGVKQLEGDYRGGLKQGPWTLYYEEGQKNREELHVPGAGEVKWTAWRSDGSKWAEGTLVGHRSHSAYSEWHPNGALAVRGQYEKGEKTGEWKYWDVAGNATDVPQGDFDSE from the coding sequence GTGCAGTTGAGCAAGCGGGTCCTGACAGGCGCGGCGCTGGCGCTCGCCGCCGGCCTGACGTTGGGCTGCAACCGGGCCTCGGGGCCCTGCCCGGACGGCGCGCGGCTCCAGGGGCGCGCGCCGCCCGACGGTGTCCTCCAGTGGTGCGCCCTGCCCGACGGCCAGAAGCACGGCCGTTGGGCCCAGTGGCACGCCACCGGGAAGCTGAAGACGGAGGGCCACTACGTCCACGGGAAGATGGACGGCCGCTGGGTCAGCTACTTCGAGGACGGCGTGAAGCAGCTCGAGGGGGACTACCGCGGCGGGCTCAAGCAGGGCCCGTGGACCCTCTACTATGAGGAGGGCCAGAAGAACCGCGAGGAGCTTCATGTGCCCGGCGCTGGCGAGGTGAAGTGGACCGCCTGGCGCTCGGACGGCTCGAAGTGGGCGGAGGGCACGCTGGTGGGGCACCGCTCGCACAGCGCCTATTCGGAGTGGCACCCCAATGGCGCGCTGGCCGTGCGGGGCCAGTACGAGAAGGGGGAGAAGACGGGTGAGTGGAAGTACTGGGACGTCGCGGGCAACGCCACGGACGTCCCGCAGGGTGACTTCGACAGCGAGTGA
- a CDS encoding winged helix DNA-binding domain-containing protein, protein MIPFLMMLPMLVPAAVKRGRSSNAREARTLSPVPSPSKESGGARPVSAPPARVPSRRWRPPAQVLGQRALNRALLQRQWLLQRSKAGVKEALEHLVGLQAQATHPPYGALWARLQGFQPGTLTRLITQRQVVRTGMMRGTLHLVSARDCLALRPVLQPALDRGMRHSVFGKHLAGVDARELVAEGRALLEARPSPRGELAQRLQEKWPGHDAQALSMGFSSLESLVVVPPSGTWGHGERMVYATAESWLGQRFGPAAPPDALVLRYLAAFGPASVQDLQVWSGLTRMSAVLERMRPQLRTFRDEQGAELFDLPDARRPDPETPAPVRFLSEFDSVLLAHADRTRILSDAARERVFTLNGIVRATILVDGFVQGTWRLEHARDAATLCITPFGKLSRDERAALTDEGARLLTFAAKEVRRADIRFEQGR, encoded by the coding sequence ATGATTCCCTTCTTGATGATGTTGCCGATGCTCGTCCCCGCGGCTGTCAAACGTGGACGCTCCAGCAATGCGCGGGAGGCCAGGACGTTGAGTCCGGTGCCTTCGCCCTCGAAGGAATCGGGAGGCGCCAGGCCGGTCAGCGCGCCGCCTGCGCGTGTCCCCTCTCGCCGGTGGCGCCCACCGGCCCAGGTCCTCGGACAGCGTGCCCTCAACCGGGCCCTGCTCCAGCGGCAGTGGCTGTTGCAGCGCTCCAAGGCGGGCGTGAAGGAGGCCCTGGAGCACCTGGTGGGGTTGCAGGCCCAGGCCACCCATCCTCCCTACGGCGCGCTGTGGGCCCGGCTGCAGGGTTTCCAGCCAGGGACGCTGACCCGCCTCATCACCCAGCGCCAGGTGGTGCGCACCGGGATGATGCGCGGGACGCTGCACCTGGTGAGCGCGCGTGACTGCCTCGCGCTGCGTCCAGTGCTGCAACCCGCGCTGGACCGGGGGATGCGGCACTCCGTGTTCGGCAAGCACTTGGCGGGCGTGGATGCCCGGGAGTTGGTGGCCGAGGGCCGGGCGCTGCTGGAGGCGCGTCCCAGTCCTCGCGGCGAGCTGGCGCAGCGGCTCCAGGAGAAGTGGCCCGGCCATGACGCGCAGGCCCTGAGCATGGGCTTCTCCAGCCTGGAGTCGCTCGTGGTGGTGCCGCCCAGTGGGACCTGGGGCCATGGCGAGCGGATGGTGTACGCCACGGCCGAGTCCTGGCTCGGCCAGCGCTTCGGACCCGCCGCGCCGCCGGACGCGCTGGTGTTGCGTTACCTCGCCGCGTTCGGTCCCGCGAGCGTCCAGGACCTGCAGGTCTGGTCGGGGCTGACGCGCATGAGCGCCGTCCTGGAGCGCATGCGGCCCCAGTTGCGCACCTTCCGTGACGAACAGGGCGCCGAGCTGTTCGACCTCCCCGACGCCCGACGTCCCGACCCGGAGACGCCCGCGCCCGTCCGCTTCCTGTCGGAGTTCGACAGCGTGCTGCTGGCCCACGCGGACCGCACGCGCATCCTCTCCGACGCGGCCCGCGAGCGGGTCTTCACCCTCAATGGCATCGTGCGCGCCACCATCCTTGTCGATGGCTTCGTTCAGGGGACCTGGCGCCTGGAGCACGCGCGCGACGCAGCGACGCTGTGCATCACCCCTTTCGGCAAGCTGTCACGCGATGAGCGGGCCGCGCTGACCGACGAGGGGGCGCGGCTGCTCACCTTCGCCGCCAAGGAGGTCCGTCGCGCCGACATCCGCTTCGAGCAGGGGCGCTGA
- a CDS encoding SDR family oxidoreductase: MNTSRRKVVLITGASSGIGQACAEVLGARGHAVHGTSRHPRADGAHHRMGVLDVTDDDSVRRAVASVLAAEGRLDVVVNSAGFVLSGAVEDVSIDEARRQLDTNFLGVLRVCQAVLPTMRAQRSGLIVNISSMGGAAGLPFQGLYSASKFALEGLTESLRLEVASFGIEATLLQPGDVRTRVRDYRVRAQRSGPGSAYRETFERVMAMVESGEGAGVAPEQVAQKVLSLVERQRVDVRYSVGHLSQRAALVSKRLLPARTFEHIVMALHGLSRR, encoded by the coding sequence ATGAACACGTCGCGACGCAAGGTGGTCCTCATCACGGGCGCATCCTCTGGAATCGGCCAGGCCTGCGCGGAGGTCCTGGGGGCCCGGGGCCACGCCGTCCATGGTACCAGCCGTCACCCGCGCGCCGATGGCGCCCACCACCGGATGGGGGTGCTGGACGTCACGGACGATGACTCCGTGCGACGCGCCGTGGCCTCGGTGCTCGCGGCCGAGGGCCGGCTCGACGTGGTGGTGAACAGCGCGGGCTTCGTGCTGTCGGGCGCCGTGGAGGATGTGTCCATTGATGAGGCCCGGCGGCAGTTGGACACCAACTTCCTGGGCGTGCTGCGCGTGTGCCAGGCGGTGCTCCCCACGATGCGCGCGCAGCGGTCCGGCCTCATCGTCAACATCAGCTCCATGGGCGGCGCCGCGGGGCTCCCCTTCCAGGGGCTCTACAGCGCCAGCAAGTTCGCGCTGGAGGGCCTGACGGAGAGCCTGCGGCTGGAGGTGGCTTCCTTCGGCATCGAGGCCACGCTGCTCCAGCCCGGGGATGTCCGCACCCGCGTGCGAGACTACCGCGTCCGCGCCCAGCGCTCCGGTCCCGGGTCCGCCTACCGGGAGACCTTCGAGCGTGTCATGGCCATGGTGGAGTCCGGCGAGGGCGCGGGCGTTGCGCCCGAGCAGGTGGCCCAGAAGGTGCTGTCGCTGGTGGAGCGCCAGCGCGTGGACGTGCGCTACTCGGTGGGGCACCTGTCACAGCGCGCCGCGCTGGTGTCGAAGCGCCTGCTGCCCGCGCGCACCTTCGAGCACATCGTGATGGCGCTTCACGGCCTGTCGCGGCGCTGA
- a CDS encoding RNA polymerase factor sigma-32: MQASNSFASPDSLSTYLSEINQYPLLTQPQEQELSKRFRAGDLSAGHQLVTANLRFVVKVAYEYRSYGLKMSDLIQEANIGLMKAVQKFDPDKGIRLISYAVWWIRAYIQNCILKNWSLVKLGTTQAQRRLFFSLARTRRELEKLGAGDANIVNAEEIARKLNVKASEVREMEQRMGGRDLSLDAPMGEDGDATHLDFVESESASAVDEVADRQQADLTRELVQRALRRLDPRERFIIEQRVMGDAEMTLSELGEHFGFSRERARQLEIRAKDKLKLALATLMAEAGVDESTLNA; encoded by the coding sequence ATGCAGGCTTCCAACTCCTTCGCCTCCCCTGACTCGCTCTCCACCTACCTGTCGGAGATCAACCAGTACCCGCTGCTCACCCAGCCGCAGGAGCAGGAGCTGTCGAAGCGGTTCCGCGCGGGCGACCTGTCCGCGGGCCACCAGCTGGTGACGGCGAACCTCCGCTTCGTGGTGAAGGTGGCCTACGAGTACCGCTCCTACGGCCTGAAGATGTCGGACCTCATCCAGGAGGCGAACATCGGCCTGATGAAGGCCGTGCAGAAGTTCGACCCGGACAAGGGCATCCGCCTCATCTCCTACGCCGTCTGGTGGATTCGCGCGTACATCCAGAACTGCATCCTGAAGAACTGGAGCCTGGTGAAGCTGGGCACCACGCAGGCGCAGCGCCGCCTCTTCTTCAGCCTGGCGCGCACGCGCCGCGAGCTGGAGAAGCTGGGCGCCGGTGACGCGAACATCGTCAACGCCGAGGAGATTGCGCGCAAGCTGAACGTGAAGGCCTCCGAGGTGCGCGAGATGGAGCAGCGCATGGGCGGCCGTGACTTGTCCCTGGACGCGCCCATGGGCGAGGACGGCGACGCCACGCACCTGGACTTCGTGGAGTCCGAGTCCGCCTCCGCGGTGGACGAGGTGGCCGACCGGCAGCAGGCCGACCTCACCCGCGAGCTGGTGCAGCGCGCGCTGCGCCGCCTGGACCCGCGCGAGCGCTTCATCATCGAGCAGCGCGTCATGGGTGACGCGGAGATGACGCTCAGCGAGCTGGGCGAGCACTTCGGCTTCTCCCGCGAGCGCGCCCGTCAGCTCGAGATTCGCGCGAAGGACAAGCTCAAGCTCGCGCTGGCCACGCTGATGGCCGAGGCCGGCGTCGACGAGAGCACCCTCAACGCTTGA
- a CDS encoding S1 family peptidase, which produces MTSTASDVTPVAVGLLLAVVACGPPDVPAAQEASTTARGAVVDGAPEPGFPAVAAIVPVSPFCGEPDEAAPVLCTGTLVAPRVVLTAAHCVENADAPQVFSVVFAAETAQASAAQRVPVVEGRLHPAWRPGVSDVGVLILAADAPVAPLAWDAAAFPADAVGRLARVVGFGVDGQGVSGLRRGGLARITSVEAGAFSIDAAPAMSCGGDSGGPVFIEEDGTERLAGVTSFGDLTCTTGTNARVDAHADFIRAVIDDVSRAPPIRPLLDPEVEVCALRCEAHADCPVGMACVARPGGARSCAVAGLEAGRFGPACTRAHGEQPCVKAGSACRLWLPCLEPPEEIVARGCGVAGCGGGGLLPLVLLAWGRIRHPWRPGGARRR; this is translated from the coding sequence GTGACTTCGACAGCGAGTGACGTCACGCCCGTCGCGGTGGGGCTCCTGCTGGCGGTGGTGGCGTGCGGACCTCCCGACGTCCCCGCCGCTCAGGAGGCGTCCACCACGGCACGCGGCGCCGTGGTGGACGGCGCGCCCGAGCCGGGCTTCCCTGCGGTGGCGGCCATCGTCCCCGTCTCGCCCTTCTGTGGCGAGCCGGATGAGGCGGCGCCCGTCCTCTGCACGGGCACGCTGGTGGCGCCCCGGGTGGTGCTGACGGCGGCGCACTGCGTGGAGAACGCGGACGCGCCGCAGGTGTTCTCGGTGGTGTTCGCCGCCGAGACTGCCCAGGCGTCCGCGGCCCAGCGCGTCCCCGTGGTGGAGGGCCGGCTTCATCCCGCCTGGCGCCCGGGTGTGAGTGATGTGGGCGTGTTGATTCTCGCCGCAGATGCGCCGGTGGCGCCGCTGGCCTGGGACGCCGCGGCCTTTCCCGCTGACGCCGTGGGGCGCCTGGCGCGGGTGGTGGGCTTCGGCGTGGACGGGCAGGGCGTGTCGGGCCTGCGCCGCGGTGGGCTGGCCCGAATCACGTCCGTTGAAGCGGGCGCGTTCTCCATTGACGCGGCGCCCGCGATGTCGTGCGGCGGGGACAGCGGCGGTCCGGTGTTCATCGAAGAGGATGGCACCGAGCGCCTGGCCGGTGTCACCTCGTTCGGTGACCTCACCTGCACCACGGGGACGAACGCCCGCGTCGATGCGCACGCGGACTTCATCCGGGCCGTCATCGATGATGTCTCGCGCGCTCCGCCCATCCGGCCACTGCTGGACCCGGAGGTGGAGGTCTGCGCGCTGCGGTGTGAGGCGCATGCGGACTGTCCGGTGGGCATGGCCTGTGTGGCGCGCCCCGGCGGTGCCCGGAGCTGCGCGGTGGCGGGGCTCGAGGCGGGCCGCTTCGGGCCTGCCTGCACCCGCGCGCACGGCGAGCAACCGTGTGTGAAGGCGGGCTCGGCGTGCCGGCTGTGGCTGCCCTGTCTGGAGCCCCCCGAGGAGATTGTGGCGAGAGGCTGCGGCGTGGCCGGGTGCGGAGGCGGAGGTCTGCTCCCGCTGGTGCTCCTGGCCTGGGGCCGCATTCGTCACCCGTGGAGGCCGGGCGGCGCGAGGCGGAGGTAG
- the ileS gene encoding isoleucine--tRNA ligase gives MPETPPSLFDAVPAEMDFPSDERRIQAFWKDRRIFERTLETREGAPSFVFYEGPPTANGLPHNGHVLTRVIKDLFPRFKTMTGHYVPRKAGWDTHGLPVEVEVEKELRIHGKAEIERYGVEPFTERCIESVFRYTSEWERLTERIGFWVDLNQAYVTYHRPFVESVWWALAELHRKGLLYQGHKVVWWWPQGGTALSAAEVGLGYKTVDDPSVYVAFPLRDAPDTALVVWTTTPWTLPSNMYAAVNPNVDYVTVDAGERKLIVAAALREALAKKLKTELPVLATQKGSDLVGRRYQPPFDVYHQRAGEARLPLKDGGEDAQAWRVLGADFVTLDSGTGIVHIAPAFGEDDYEAFRKDMARFAQPDALELFCAVKPDGTFSDEVPLVAGRFVKDADKDLQRHLKERGLVLFTEQYKHEYPFCWRADDDPLIQFARPAWYIRTTSVKDEAIANNRAVNWVPEHIKEGRFGDFLANNVDWALSRERYWGTPLPLWVHSETGEVEAISSLQALREKPGNNLAAVEAELNAFLEGKPHEANAKHLIVHKPWIDKVTFEKPGTPGQFRRVPEVVDVWFDSGCMPFAQWGFPHAPGSREIFNRAFPADFISEAIDQTRGWFYSLLMVSTLLFDEETQARIGLTPRRGWPQPYKSCIVLGHVSDKEGRKESKSKGNYTPPEIILDDVRMDFAVLTAAEAGVPGEPGVALIAREDLEGLDIQEGARVQLFRPDRPEVSITATVKAHKKLKRRVVLLAPAELQALGVAPSARGASVMPVEVPRLAPAERVVVKDPAAKAPGADAFRWFFYAASPTWSNTRHSLSNVRLLQKDFQVKLRNVYSFFTIYANIDGFNPAAGNADAADAPWEAIRRSQGWREVKARPVLDRWILSEVHLTLRDVTRALETYQVYDAAQRLVALVDALSNWYLRRSRSRFWAPGFEQDKHDAYFTLYEALTTLTATVAPFIPFFTDEMWGNLVRKPWPTSQPESVHLARFPTVDEALIDEGLAAEMGAVRDLVSLGLKVRTDNRLKVRQPLSRADVILARKELTDRVAVYRALIADELNVHEVRFVDPGSPEANVVRFRVRPNLRAVGGRLGPKLAPVRKAFDTGDGAALHRELLQTGRVALTVAGEDLVFTPEELETLVEANPGYAAAGMGVGVVVLHTELTEALVDEGLVRELLARVQGARKDLELGYTDRIQLWVDGDARVKRVTDEARELIARETLASSVLVGPEGLTGQEEEVSLNGLPARIRVARA, from the coding sequence ATGCCTGAAACGCCCCCTTCCCTGTTCGATGCGGTGCCCGCGGAGATGGACTTCCCTTCCGACGAGCGCCGCATCCAGGCCTTCTGGAAGGACCGCCGCATCTTCGAGCGCACGCTCGAAACGCGTGAGGGTGCCCCCAGCTTCGTCTTCTATGAGGGCCCGCCGACCGCCAACGGCCTCCCCCACAACGGCCACGTCCTGACGCGCGTCATCAAGGACCTGTTCCCCCGCTTCAAGACGATGACGGGCCACTACGTCCCCCGCAAGGCCGGCTGGGACACCCACGGCCTGCCCGTGGAGGTGGAGGTCGAGAAGGAGCTGCGCATCCACGGCAAGGCGGAGATTGAACGCTACGGCGTGGAGCCCTTCACCGAGCGCTGCATCGAGTCCGTCTTCCGCTACACCTCCGAGTGGGAGCGGCTCACCGAGCGCATCGGCTTCTGGGTGGACCTGAACCAGGCCTACGTCACCTACCACCGCCCGTTCGTGGAGAGCGTGTGGTGGGCGCTGGCGGAGCTGCACCGCAAGGGCCTGCTGTACCAGGGCCACAAGGTGGTGTGGTGGTGGCCGCAGGGCGGCACCGCGCTGAGCGCCGCCGAGGTGGGCCTGGGCTACAAGACGGTGGACGACCCCAGCGTCTACGTCGCCTTCCCGCTGCGCGACGCGCCGGACACCGCGCTGGTGGTGTGGACGACCACGCCCTGGACGCTGCCGTCCAACATGTACGCGGCCGTCAACCCCAACGTGGACTACGTCACCGTGGACGCCGGCGAGCGCAAGCTCATCGTCGCCGCGGCGCTGCGCGAGGCCCTGGCGAAGAAGCTCAAGACGGAGCTGCCGGTGCTCGCCACCCAGAAGGGCAGCGACCTGGTGGGCCGGCGCTACCAGCCGCCCTTCGACGTGTACCACCAGCGCGCGGGCGAGGCGCGGCTGCCGCTGAAGGACGGCGGCGAGGACGCGCAGGCCTGGCGCGTGCTGGGCGCGGACTTCGTGACGCTCGACAGCGGCACGGGCATCGTCCACATCGCCCCGGCCTTCGGCGAGGATGACTACGAGGCCTTCCGCAAGGACATGGCCCGCTTCGCCCAGCCGGACGCGCTGGAGCTGTTCTGCGCGGTGAAGCCGGACGGCACCTTCTCCGACGAGGTGCCGCTCGTCGCCGGCCGCTTCGTGAAGGACGCGGACAAGGACCTCCAGCGCCACCTGAAGGAGCGCGGGCTCGTCCTCTTCACCGAGCAGTACAAGCACGAGTACCCCTTCTGCTGGCGCGCGGACGACGACCCGCTCATCCAGTTCGCCCGGCCCGCCTGGTACATCCGCACCACGTCCGTGAAGGACGAGGCCATCGCCAACAACCGCGCCGTCAACTGGGTGCCCGAGCACATCAAGGAAGGCCGCTTCGGCGACTTCCTGGCCAACAACGTGGACTGGGCCCTGTCCCGCGAGCGCTACTGGGGCACGCCGCTGCCGCTGTGGGTGCACTCGGAGACGGGCGAGGTGGAGGCCATCTCCTCGCTCCAGGCGCTGCGCGAGAAGCCGGGCAACAACCTGGCCGCGGTGGAGGCGGAGCTGAACGCCTTCCTCGAGGGCAAGCCGCACGAGGCCAACGCGAAGCACCTCATCGTCCACAAGCCGTGGATTGACAAGGTGACGTTCGAGAAGCCCGGCACCCCGGGGCAGTTCCGGCGCGTCCCCGAGGTCGTGGACGTGTGGTTCGACTCCGGCTGCATGCCCTTCGCGCAGTGGGGCTTCCCGCACGCGCCGGGCTCGCGCGAAATCTTCAACCGCGCCTTCCCCGCGGACTTCATCTCCGAGGCCATCGACCAGACGCGCGGCTGGTTCTATTCGCTGCTGATGGTGAGCACGCTCCTCTTCGACGAGGAGACGCAGGCGCGCATCGGCCTGACGCCCAGGCGCGGCTGGCCGCAGCCCTACAAGAGCTGCATCGTGCTGGGCCACGTCTCCGACAAGGAGGGCCGCAAGGAGTCCAAGTCCAAGGGCAACTACACGCCGCCGGAGATCATCCTGGACGACGTGCGCATGGACTTCGCGGTGCTGACGGCCGCGGAGGCGGGCGTGCCCGGCGAGCCCGGCGTGGCGCTCATCGCCCGCGAGGACCTGGAGGGCCTGGACATCCAGGAGGGCGCCCGGGTGCAGCTCTTCCGCCCGGACCGCCCGGAGGTGTCCATCACCGCCACGGTGAAGGCCCACAAGAAGCTCAAGCGCCGCGTGGTGCTGCTGGCGCCCGCGGAGCTCCAGGCGCTGGGCGTGGCGCCCTCCGCGCGCGGCGCCAGCGTCATGCCGGTGGAGGTGCCCCGGCTGGCGCCCGCCGAGCGCGTCGTGGTGAAGGACCCGGCCGCCAAGGCGCCGGGCGCGGACGCGTTCCGCTGGTTCTTCTACGCGGCCAGCCCCACCTGGTCGAACACGCGGCACTCGCTGAGCAACGTGCGGCTGCTGCAGAAGGACTTCCAGGTCAAGCTGCGCAACGTCTACTCGTTCTTCACCATCTACGCGAACATCGACGGCTTCAACCCCGCGGCGGGCAACGCGGACGCGGCCGACGCGCCGTGGGAGGCCATCCGCCGCAGCCAGGGCTGGCGCGAGGTGAAGGCGCGGCCGGTGCTGGACCGCTGGATTCTGTCCGAGGTCCACCTCACCCTGCGCGACGTCACCCGCGCGCTGGAGACCTACCAGGTCTACGACGCCGCCCAGCGGCTGGTGGCGCTGGTGGACGCGCTGTCCAACTGGTACCTGCGCCGCAGCCGCTCGCGCTTCTGGGCGCCGGGCTTCGAGCAGGACAAGCACGACGCGTACTTCACCCTCTACGAGGCGCTCACCACCCTCACCGCGACGGTGGCGCCCTTCATCCCCTTCTTCACCGACGAGATGTGGGGCAACCTGGTGCGCAAGCCCTGGCCCACGTCCCAGCCGGAGAGCGTCCACCTGGCGCGCTTCCCCACGGTGGACGAGGCCCTCATCGACGAGGGGCTCGCGGCGGAGATGGGCGCGGTGCGGGATTTGGTCTCCCTGGGCCTCAAGGTGCGCACGGACAACCGCCTCAAGGTGCGCCAGCCGCTGTCGCGCGCGGACGTCATCCTGGCGCGCAAGGAGCTGACGGACCGCGTGGCCGTGTACAGAGCGCTCATCGCGGACGAGCTGAACGTCCACGAGGTGCGCTTCGTGGACCCGGGCAGCCCCGAGGCCAACGTGGTGCGCTTCCGCGTCCGGCCCAACCTGCGCGCGGTGGGCGGGCGGCTGGGCCCCAAGCTGGCCCCGGTGCGCAAGGCCTTCGACACGGGCGACGGCGCCGCGCTGCACCGCGAGCTGCTCCAGACGGGCCGCGTGGCCCTGACGGTGGCCGGCGAGGACCTGGTCTTCACGCCCGAGGAGCTGGAGACGCTGGTGGAGGCCAACCCCGGCTACGCCGCCGCGGGCATGGGCGTGGGCGTGGTGGTGCTGCACACCGAGCTGACCGAAGCCCTGGTGGACGAGGGCCTGGTGCGCGAGCTGCTCGCCCGCGTGCAGGGCGCGCGCAAGGACCTGGAGCTGGGCTACACGGACCGCATCCAGCTCTGGGTGGACGGCGACGCGCGCGTGAAGCGCGTCACGGACGAGGCGCGGGAGCTGATTGCGCGGGAGACGCTGGCCTCCAGCGTCCTCGTGGGCCCCGAGGGCCTCACCGGCCAGGAAGAGGAGGTCAGCCTCAACGGCCTGCCCGCGCGCATCCGCGTGGCGCGGGCCTGA
- a CDS encoding ArsR/SmtB family transcription factor, with amino-acid sequence MVTSMVQQQSEQLDAVFHALSDPTRREMLRSLSSGPRSIGELAAPFSMSFAGASKHVKTLERAGLVHRSVEGRTHRCSLAPEPLAGAADWLRFYERFWSDRLDALEQALRKPERGSTRKGPRHE; translated from the coding sequence ATGGTCACTTCCATGGTTCAACAACAGTCCGAGCAGCTCGACGCGGTCTTCCACGCGCTCTCCGACCCGACGCGGCGGGAGATGCTGCGCAGTCTGTCCTCGGGGCCACGGAGCATTGGCGAGCTGGCGGCGCCGTTCAGCATGTCCTTCGCGGGCGCTTCCAAGCACGTCAAGACGTTGGAGCGGGCGGGGTTGGTGCACCGGAGCGTGGAGGGACGCACGCACCGCTGCAGCCTCGCGCCGGAGCCCCTGGCCGGCGCGGCCGACTGGCTGCGCTTCTACGAGCGCTTCTGGAGCGACCGGTTGGATGCCTTGGAGCAGGCGCTCCGCAAACCCGAGCGCGGCAGCACCCGGAAGGGCCCACGTCATGAGTGA